One genomic window of Camelina sativa cultivar DH55 chromosome 5, Cs, whole genome shotgun sequence includes the following:
- the LOC104787361 gene encoding uncharacterized protein LOC104787361 has protein sequence MLPKMKLVVLISFLLLPLCTSKFGDSYGDGFPHTVQYSVNMVEESIPEMIDYPKRGVNPNNDQKRNGWGRPVRPPPSPMNSKNHKVQQPPPQMNSKNHHVQPSPPKMNFKNDQTINGWGRPVRPSPPQMD, from the exons atGCTTCCAAAGATGAAACTAGTGGTTCTCATATCGTTTTTGCTCCTTCCATTGTGTACTTCAa AGTTTGGTGATAGCTATGGAGATGGATTTCCTCACACAGTCCAATATTCAGTAAATATg GTTGAAGAAAGTATCCCAGAAATGATAGATTATCCAAAAAGAGGTGTAAATCCAAATAATGATCAGAAAAGAAATGGTTGGGGTCGTCCTGTGCGACCACCGCCATCGCCTATGAACTCTAAAAACCATAAAGTGCAACAACCGCCACCGCAGATGAATTCTAAGAATCATCATGTGCAACCATCGCCACCGAAAATGAACTTTAAGAATGATCAAACAATAAACGGTTGGGGTCGTCCTGTGCGACCTTCGCCACCGCAAATGGATTAA